The following nucleotide sequence is from Bacteroidota bacterium.
TGTAGTAAATATATAAATAAGATTGTCTTTTGCAAAATTTATGAAACATAGTTTGCCGGACTGCCGTAAATGTTTGTAAAATTCACAAGTTTTTATTATATACACAACGTATCAAAAACTATCTTAATTCATTATGAAAGGGAATATTTATGAAATTTCTCAAACTTGCAATTATCATTTTGATGTTCATTTTTATTAATCAAATTATGTATTCAAAAGATTTAGGAATCAAGAAGAAGGTTTTAAAAAACGGTTTAGAAATTTTAGTAGCCGAAAACAGTGCAGTGCCGTTAATTACGGTAGAGATTTGTGTGAAGAACGGTGCGTTTGCTGAACCACCAGAGTACAGCGGATTATCTCATCTTTATGAGCACATGTTTTTCAAAGCGAACGAGAAGCTTCCCAATCAGGAAGCATTTTTGGAACGGGGACGCGAGTTAGGTATGGTATGGAACGGAACTACCGGCAACGAGCGGGTTAATTATTTTTTCACTTGTCCGAAAACAAATTTGGAAGAAGCAATTGAATATATGCGCGATGCAACTATGTATCCGCTGTTTGACCAGACGGAGCTTGAAAAAGAGCGACCTGTGGTGATTGGTGAATATGATCGAGCCGAATCTCAACCGCCGTATCATCTTTTTGTGGCGTTGAATAAAAAAACGTGGGGCGAATATTACAACCGGAAAAATGCAATTGGTGAACGTTCAACACTACTTGCCGCAACGCAAGAACAAATGAAAACAATCCAAAAGAAATTCTACATTCCTAACAATTCCTCGTTGTTGATAGCGGGGGATGTGAAAGCCGAAGAAGTATATAAACTTGTTGAAAAATATTTCGGTAAG
It contains:
- a CDS encoding pitrilysin family protein; its protein translation is MKFLKLAIIILMFIFINQIMYSKDLGIKKKVLKNGLEILVAENSAVPLITVEICVKNGAFAEPPEYSGLSHLYEHMFFKANEKLPNQEAFLERGRELGMVWNGTTGNERVNYFFTCPKTNLEEAIEYMRDATMYPLFDQTELEKERPVVIGEYDRAESQPPYHLFVALNKKTWGEYYNRKNAIGERSTLLAATQEQMKTIQKKFYIPNNSSLLIAGDVKAEEVYKLVEKYFGKWEKGEDPFIKNPPVTFKPIEKPETIILEKEFPIVVGIANFHGPDTKRDIAGTHAADVFSYIINQKTSNFQKALVESGLMVGLNFGYQTEHNVGPIMFVFQTMPDKLKDAVKALSAEIEKFDSPDYYTDDQIETAKNLLAVEEIYGRESTSSWIHTVSYWWASAGLNYYENYIKDLKKVTRKDISDFVRKYIKGKNYVIGVLISEDNVKTLDLKGTDLLLGTSEFEKKGK